The Rhopalosiphum maidis isolate BTI-1 chromosome 2, ASM367621v3, whole genome shotgun sequence genome segment AATGGCATATCCGCCTATGATTAGGTCCTGGGTCTTGGATGATCaatttttccattattattcctagttattttatgtgtatattatgccCTCAACCATCAAATGtgaaaaagatataaaatgtatcataaactattgaatacttttttacCGTGCCTATTTCAAATACAATCAAACACTGGTAACAGTATAAACCAGTGGTTTTCAACCAATGTGCTCTTGAAGTGTATCACAAAAAATCTGTTAATAGTttcatttgtatgtatttatatgtatatatataaaatatgctctacatattatatggattGATGTGCCGCGAAAATTGTGTAGGAGACGAAGTGTGCTGCATGGTTAAAAAGGTTGAAAACTACTGGTTTAAACAGTCATAAGTGCAATAAGtagtttaactatttattatttattttagattggacttataaattataataaatcaaatatattaatattatattactttaaagaccaaaatatatattatactaatatgttttcaataaaacataaattttagacattcaaaatatatttttattatattttttaatatgatgtaaACTATCTTgcataatgaaatttattttattaatcatagttattatatttgcatacaactgttattattttttgattaatattaataccagATGATACTAATAACTCATgttctttataattaaaatccctaaattataataataaattgcaattaAGTTTCTATTTATTCATGGCTAGTTAAAATTCCCCAGTCTCCTAAAATGAATTTTGTaaggaatatattattctagaataataatatggaatcaaattaatagattcataatatagatatactacATACTTTTATTCTTGATTGGTATcctataatttcatatttataaaattattggtttttttttttttttttagaatcaaTAAAATGgacaattatgataaattggaaaaaattgGAGAAGGAACATATGGTGTTGTTTACAAATGTATGGAACTTTCATCAAAAGAGATTGTGGCTGTGAAGAAAATTCGTATGGAAATGGAAGATGAAGGTATACCTGCTACGGCCATTAGAGaaattagtattttgaaaGAACTCAACCATCCAAATATTGTGaagtaattaattgttaaatttactcatgtgcatttaatatttgtgtgtataatattgaaattgttcATGATTAGTTTACGAGAAATTCTTATGGATGATTCAAGATTATATCTTGTATTTGAGTTTGTTCctatggatttaaaaaaatttattgattcaaggcctaaaaaacatttagatgAAATTACTACAAAATCATTCACTTatcaagtaataattaattatttatattacaaggcaataattaatgaaattaatatttttaaatttttattttgtatagttattagttgcTATATACTTTTGCCATGTGAGACGAATTTTGCATAGAGATCTGaaaccacaaaatattttaatcgacaCTAAGCATAACATACTGAAAGTTGCTGATTTTGGTTTAGGCCGTACTTTTGGTTTGCCAATTCGTGTGTACACTCATGaggtatttacaaatttttctgtattcatcatttttataattaaagaacttacctaactattttatttgttaacttTATTTCCCAGAAGTAACCACTAATTTCTAGTTATCATTATCtaaccaaataatttatttaactaattcaaggtaaaattaaaacataccttataaataatagcaataatttatgtattttgctGTAATTGCTGTACTATTATTTGTCTATCCTTAAATCAtaacagtttaaattatttcctataagttttttatgtatatttaataatgaacataacataatttaatggtggtcacattattgaaaatattatttataacttatgtataatataatatatatatattccttTTCTGAAcagataaaaattgttttgattataacaattttttttttcactagttaacattaaattatctttccttgaataataattattttgtagtccaaatttaattattaggaCTTGTAAATTCATACATTTGCATATCAATTTtgctatattgtattaaatgctagataaaataaaaattcacttcAAGATGTTCAGTAGGTataagacattttatttagtatataattttaacatatttcaaggttttcagaatttaaattttttgtaaatattgttaataattttaatgcatatacTCTCTTTGGAATGAGAGCTGCACCGGGCGACAACTAGTTTTTGTCGGTGGCAGTCAAATGCTTCTCCCACCAAAGGTAGTGTGCAAGGTAAAGTTTTGGAACATCCATGCGCTAAAATTGGCCACCCGGTACTACTCTTATTCCAAGTAGAGTAAgaaccaatatttttattttatgactatcaaaataaaattgttttgaaaactaataatataataaatataacgtggtaaaattcatcaaaattagACGTTTTGAATTcagtttaacaaaattaaccattaataaaaaaatttattcatgCAAATGTGAAATAAAGAATATTGAGATACTATTCattgtattcattaattatttataaaaatgaattgtaattttatgttttccaTATTAATAAGTACTACGTAATTGATGCACATGCATAGTTAAAGGTTTTatactacttatttaataatttttaagaacatagttgcattaatattaaattcaaaattgttttttagtgACTGAACATACAagtcttaataattaataattaagtattttaagcaacattaagaaacaataattttaggtaGTAACACTGTGGTACAGAGCTCCTgaagtattattaaacacaCAACGTTATGGCTGTCCTATTGATGTTTGGTCCATAGGATGTATATTTGCAGAAATGGCACAAGGAAAGCCATTATTTCAAGGAGATTCAGAAATTGATcaattatttcgtattttcaggtaattagtattttatacagaattattgagaaaaaaatatagaaataacaaATGCAGTGAGTTTTGTCTCCACAAGAATGTTAGAAAATTACCATTATCATCCCTTCTCAACTTTACCAAGTTTTCTTTATAGTTTTCATtggtaataagtattttttttaatactgtgTGATATCAGTACTCTGTCCAGCAAGAGAATGTGCCGCAGACCGactaaaatcagtttttctgCGCATTCCCAAGTGACACCCAGCCATAGACCACCCAGTTTTAAAAGCTTAGTGACGCGAAGGGTTGCATAAAATTGGGATGTTCTCTCCCTAGACAGagttcttttttttacatgtacaGTAATTCTTTAATCATTAAACACTCATCATTTTAGTGTTaacttttttagatttttgttttttcacccttatatttaatagtgaaatcactatcaatttttgataatggcaacctatatttaaaatgtcataaaataataaggctaattttttatgaattttaacgttaaaattatcattttccaTTTAACTGTTACTTGTTAGTGAGATAGCTGGCTCAAAGTTGGGTGGTTTGAGGTTTTTAGGTGTTTATTCTACAGGTTATTACGGTTGTGAACTGTTGGTAATTACATGTACAAAGTTCATCACTGGGTATTCAATAAcaagtttattacatattatgattatatgaaacaagaagtattataaataccaaaatCCGCCCAACTTTGAAAAGATATttcttactaaaaaaaaataatttgaatgttaaaattcatgaaaaatatagccctataatttattaaattttaaatataggttgccatttgaaaatcaaaagtttttagtggtttcactattaaataaaagaaagaatgaaaataataaaaatttcatacagTTTGAGAAAAgcatgaaacaaaatattttgaagaaaaaaaatcaatacgtCTTGAcgaaataatgagtatttaatgataaaaatatcaccctatatattactattttattcttctaactattagtaattattatatattattaagtattatgtttgattttatatataaaatttactagTTTATCTACTAATGAACAAAGGACCAACACATTATTTAACTAgacattcaaaataaatttcaacaactcatctattaaaaaaaatcactagttattgattataacattataaaaccaatttacTCCTTAGATGatttacaacttaaaatatttgattaagtaCCTAGGTTTAATTCCAACTATAGTCTATTTCCCTTAAGTAAAGTACCATTTTGTACATATAGACAGAGTTACAAACCTGCGCCAAGCCAGATGTGGCAGGCGTGGTACAGTATAAGGATATGCAAGAATATCCTGTTTCTGTTAAGATACAGTACCTTTCTTTCACTAAACAGATTAtgtataagatttaaaatgcatCAAAGCTAGTACCATTTATATAAAGtcacaaatttaaatagtcataaattgtattactgttcattttaatcattgtccatatttagtatatgtaattgataaaattttataggATTTTAACTACTCCAACTGAAGACACTTGGCCAGGTGTTTCTGATCTTAAAGATTATAAGCCGACATTTCCAAAATGGAGTGATAATATGTTAGCAGATTCAGTTAAAAACCTCAGTTCTAGTGGAGTGGACTTAATGCGGGTAACTTTAAATAACCAtcttagtatatataaataaatatataaataattttttttatcagcaaATGTTGGTATATGATCCAAGCAAACGAATCAATGCAAGAGATTCACTTCAACATAGTTATTTCaaggatttaaataaaagtacttTACCAGCTCTTCCTGagattaagttttaaatattaattaatatccgtgtattaataataagtttaatttaattactataatttgtaattaatttaaatataaaatacaattttacatttaaggatttgttttacttttataaaaacttaatataaaaccatAGACATATTACTAATATGTCAATGTATAAAACTGATAAATATGGTTCAACCTACAATAGAATCAACTTGTTTTATGCATGTAATTATCTATTGGTGAATattctaaacaaaaaatattcctaAACATGTATTCCGTTGCAGattgatattaattgttaacaaACTGTTGAAACACTTCTATATTCtaagtctataataatttagattattaaaaaacaatctcaaaaaatttgattcaattatcattttttgaattacaagtTATGTAATAAAgctatattctaaaatagaatatacatatttttacgaaGAGTTAAAGTCAGAGTTTagcttacaaattatattctagTGACAAATTTGTTTTGGGtacttatatttctatatatttacataatactcAACAACTTAAATACCAATAATGACCTAGATAATTCTCGACAATTTCCCATGAAAGTTTTTTGCTATTCTCTACccttaggttaggttaggtttgttttgattttttaattaaatttttaaatatttcacagaAGTTTTTTCATAGATATCTAATCATCATTGCAagattataaatgcatatgtGTCCGTACTAACGACCACATACAAAACTACATATTGGTATAACTTTAATAAgtgttaataactaataataatacaatttatctacAGAAATATACTGACACATCCCGTATGATAgatatgaatgtaattataaaatagatctTGCTTATTTTAAAGTAGACAAATCATAAGCAAGTATAATCATGTAGTGttgtgtatttatgttattatttcaagaatatgtaataaataataatttatacttaaataccacaaaaaatatatgaattatataaacttacgtgacctaaaatttatttatcaggcaagaatttaaattgttattcatcCCTGAcagaatatatagttataagcGTAAAAGATATTAGAGGTTTATAACAAAAGtaaattgaacaaaaaacTAATCACCAACAATATATCAAGgacattattttctttctataaaattgtgttttaataaaatatgatttccaTGATTAGTTACCTtactatcaattataaatgagacacataaataaattataaacataatttaaaaattaaaatattttttaaaatgctttAAATGAACCTTAAGAATTAACAAATAACCTAAACCAATATTGAACACAGcacaaatttaactattaaatttacagtatacaataatacaccaGTCTTACAGAATTACATGGAtatgtaaaaactaataacagataacgtatgataataaatttattttattacatcaaGTATCATCCAGTactttttttaccaaataaagaattatataaatccTGTTTAGCTTCATCTGACCATGGGGATTGATCATTGGGTGCCATGAAATTCATCAATTTTGTATGAACTGTATATCTAAGTTTTCTTCCTTTAGTTGATCTGGTATCAATTTTACGTTTCATTTTACTCCTCAGTTTTTGTAATTGTAACCATTgtctaaaaaattttttaatattcaaaaagtatGAGATTCACAATcaacttattaataacttacttTCCAAGTTGAGTTGAATCTGTAACATCAGcggttttattttcaatatagtcCCTTAGTAATTTGTGATAGAAATCATCATCATCAAATATTTCTTGATCAACttcattgtttattgattCTGGATTACCAACAATGCAATATTTGGACCGTTTGATTTGAGTACGTTCAATTAACCTAGTCTTATCAGCCATTATTTGATCAATTTGTAACAATGTAGGTTGGTCAAAAGCAGAGAAATCTGATTTT includes the following:
- the LOC113552406 gene encoding cyclin-dependent kinase 1-like, with the translated sequence MDNYDKLEKIGEGTYGVVYKCMELSSKEIVAVKKIRMEMEDEGIPATAIREISILKELNHPNIVNLREILMDDSRLYLVFEFVPMDLKKFIDSRPKKHLDEITTKSFTYQLLVAIYFCHVRRILHRDLKPQNILIDTKHNILKVADFGLGRTFGLPIRVYTHEVVTLWYRAPEVLLNTQRYGCPIDVWSIGCIFAEMAQGKPLFQGDSEIDQLFRIFRILTTPTEDTWPGVSDLKDYKPTFPKWSDNMLADSVKNLSSSGVDLMRQMLVYDPSKRINARDSLQHSYFKDLNKSTLPALPEIKF